A window of the Harmonia axyridis chromosome 5, icHarAxyr1.1, whole genome shotgun sequence genome harbors these coding sequences:
- the LOC123680451 gene encoding uncharacterized protein LOC123680451 isoform X2 encodes MPPKEKKTKLERKLEKQKRNQEKKRVLLFDHLEREVKYGLLTRKKHERSWKQFVAKIGLERIREDLDYTWQIFEWTLDIKDCTISGLMDELNFSNEQYTMTLRNHNMVIRQLLKQMDQELQKQNEDYLKSLQEMKNYYQEKNKEFIERCEEMKITIKTLLYRMEVDSDNICRERMTRYFCVLESYNAAENQRESVEVIFSKKMSRIYNQSKQIYNENLSRNEFFAKIAHKEIMALEQSKTIIRINLKKIVYLIDVIKKLQAKLYFLFNTDGERLRQLQENHEEFTTYLFILKEKLFKDNTLDTERKKLLVYRVQNALDYLRSICRKGELLMKFMSVNRRYETVEEKVLCYPINQEYSLKVSSSKVHHEANMLGEKLFLFHQKMAKADASRCGYFLKQSCPHGRKKNS; translated from the exons ATGCCTCCAAAGGAAAAGAAAACAAAGTTGGAGAGGAAATTGGAAAAGCAGAAACGAAACCAAGAAAAGAAACGAGTACTTCTCTTCGATCATTTGGAGAGAGAAGTAAAATATGGATTATTGACCAGAAAGAAACATGAGAGAAGCTGGAAACAATTTGTCGCCAAAATTGGCTTAGAGAGGATAAGGGAAGATTTGGATTACACATGGCAAATTTTCGAGTGGACGCTAGATATAAAAGATTGTACCATTTCTGGGTTGATggatgaattgaatttttctaatGAGCAATACACGATGACTTTACGGAATCATAATATGGTCATACGACAATTACTGAAACAAATGGACCAAGAACTGCAAAAACAGAATGAGGATTATTTGAAATCA CTACAAGAGATGAAGAATTACtaccaagaaaaaaataaggaaTTCATAGAAAGATGCGAAGAGATGAAAATTACTATAAAGACTTTACTGTATCGCATGGAAGTAGACAGTGATAATATTTGTAGAGAGAGAATGACACGTTATTTTTGTGTATTGGAATCGTACAATGCTGCTGAAAATCAACGTGAGAGCGTCGAAGttattttctccaaaaaaatgtcCAGAATATATAATCAATCTAAGCAAATTTATAACGAAAACCTCTCTAGGAACGAATTCTTTGCGAAAATAGCACACAAAGAAATTATGGCTTTGGAACAATCTAAAACGATAATAAGAATCAATTTGAAGAAGATAGTATACCTCATCgatgttataaaaaaattgcaAGCGAAGTTATATTTCTTGTTCAATACGGACGGTGAGCGTTTGAGACAGTTACAGGAAAATCACGAAGAATTCACTACATATTTATTCATTCTGAAggaaaaacttttcaaagataatacactAGATACAGAGCGTAAGAAATTACTCGTTTACAGGGTGCAGAACGCTTTAGATTATTTGAGGAGCATCTGTAGAAAAGGGGAACTACTTATGAAATTCATGAGTGTGAACAGAAGGTATGAAACTGTCGAGGAGAAGGTTTTATGCTATCCCATCAACCAGGAATATTCCTTGAAAGTTTCCTCTTCAAAAGTGCATCATGAAGCCAATATGTTAGGAGAAAAGTTGTTCCTGTTTCATCAGAAAATGGCTAAAGCAGATGCTTCAAGGTGTGGATATTTTCTCAAACAG